From a region of the Athene noctua chromosome 14, bAthNoc1.hap1.1, whole genome shotgun sequence genome:
- the OSBP gene encoding oxysterol-binding protein 1, giving the protein MAELRAAAAGPGPVAAAVAAAALPGPMALPAAPGAVPALPSPAAGSGAGPSPGAGAAAAAAGGGGSGSGGAGSGSAREGWLFKWTNYIKGYQRRWFVLSNGLLSYYRSKAEMRHTCRGTINLATANITVEDSCNFIISNGGAQTYHLKASSEVERQRWVTALELAKAKAVKMLEESDDSGDESVSQTDKTELQNTLRTLSSKVEDLSTCNDLIAKHGTALQRSLSELETLRLPAESTEKIKQVNERATLFRITSNAMINACRDFLMLAQTHSKKWQKSLQHERDQRIRLEETLEQLAKQHNHLERAFRGATVLPASSPGTGGSAKDPCCPAKGDLSDEDDDNEFFDAPEIITMPESMGHKRTGSNISGTSSDISLDEQYKHQVEDTKKEKRTRIPYKPNYSLNLWSIMKNCIGKELSKIPMPVNFNEPLSMLQRLTEDLEYHELLDRAAKCESSLEQLCYVAAFTVSSYSTTVFRTSKPFNPLLGETFELDRLEENGYRSLCEQVSHHPPAAAHHADSKHGWTLRQEIKITSKFRGKYLSIMPLGTIHCVFHSSGNHYTWKKVTTTVHNIIVGKLWIDQSGEIEIVNHKTGDKCNLKFVPYSYFSRDVARKVTGEVTDLTGKVHFVLLGTWDEKMDCYKVMLGPGDNGVEGRQRAHEAEDSRVLLWKRNPLPKYAENMYYFSELALTLNAPESGTAPTDSRRRPDQRLMENGRWDEANAEKQRLEEKQRLSRKRREAEAARATEDGTPYDPYKPLWFERKKDPVTQELAHVYKGGYWESKEKQDWTLCPDIF; this is encoded by the exons CGCGCGAGGGTTGGCTCTTCAAATGGACCAACTACATCAAGGGCTACCAGCGCCGCTGGTTCGTGCTCAGCAACGGCCTCCTCAGCTACTACCG GTCCAAGGCGGAGATGCGACACACCTGCCGTGGCACCATCAACCTAGCCACGGCCAACATCACGGTGGAGGATTCCTGCAACTTTATCATCTCCAATGGCGGGGCCCAGACCTACCACCTGAAGGCCAGCTCCGAGGTGGAACGGCAACGCTGGGTCACCGCCCTCGAGCTGGCCAAGGCTAAAGCTGTCAAGATGCTGGAGGAGTCAG ATGACTCTGGCGACGAGTCGGTGTCGCAGACAGACAAGACGGAGCTGCAGAACACGCTGCGCACCCTCTCCAGCAAAGTGGAGGATCTGAGCACCTGCAACGACCTCATCGCCAAGCACGGCACGGCCCTGCAGCGCTCCCTCAGCGAGCTGGAGACCCTCCGGCTACCGGCCGAGAGCACCGAGAAGATCAAACAGGTCAATGAACGAGCCACCCTCTTCCGCATCACCTCCAACGCCATGATCAAC GCTTGCCGGGATTTTTTGATGCTGGCCCAGACCCACAGCAAGAAATGGCAGAAATCGCTGCAGCACGAACGGGACCAGCGCATCCGGCTGGAGGAGACGCTGGAGCAGTTGGCCAAGCAACACAACCACCTGGAGAGAGCTTTCCGTGGCGCTACCGTCCTCCCCGCCAGCTCGCCTGGCACCGGTGGCTCCGCCAAAG atcCTTGTTGTCCTGCCAAAGGGGACCTGAGCGACGAGGATGATGACAATGAGTTTTTTGACGCCCCAGAGATCATCACCATGCCAGAGAGCATGGGCCATAA gCGCACAGGCAGCAACATCAGCGGCACCAGCAGCGACATCAGCCTGGACGAGCAG TACAAACACCAGGTAGAAGACACCAAGAAAGAGAAGAGAACCCGCATCCCTTACAAACCCAACTACAGCCTCAACCTCTGGAGCATCATGAAAAATTGCATTGGGAAGGAGTTGTCCAAGATCCCCATGCCG GTGAACTTCAACGAGCCTCTGTCCATGCTGCAGCGCTTGACTGAGGACCTGGAGTACCACGAGCTGCTCGACCGTGCAGCCAAGTGCGAGAGTTCACTGGAACAATTGTGCTACGTGGCCGCCTTCACCGTCTCATCCTACTCCACCACCGTCTTCCGCACCAGCAAACCCTTCAACCCTCTCCTGGGGGAGACCTTTGAGCTGGATCGCTTGGAGGAGAACGGCTATCGCTCCCTCTGTGAGCAG GTAAGCCACCACCCGCCAGCCGCTGCCCACCATGCCGACTCCAAGCACGGCTGGACGCTTCGTCAGGAAATTAAAATCACCAGCAAATTTCGAGGAAAATACCTCTCCATCATGCCTCTGG GTACCATCCACTGCGTCTTCCATTCTTCCGGCAACCACTACACGTGGAAAAAAGTCACCACCACCGTGCACAACATCATCGTGGGCAAGCTCTGGATAGACCAG TCGGGTGAAATCGAGATCGTCAACCACAAAACGGGCGACAAGTGCAACCTCAAGTTTGTTCCTTACAGCTACTTCTCACGGGACGTGGCAAGGAAG GTCACTGGGGAGGTGACAGACCTCACGGGGAAGGTGCATTTTGTCCTGCTGGGCACTTGGGATGAAAAAATGGACTGTTACAAGGTGATGCTGGGCCCTGGGGACAATGGAGTAGAGGGACGGCAGCGAGCCCACGAGGCTGAGGACAGCCGGGTGCTGCTGTGGAAGAGAAACCCGCTCCC GAAATACGCAGAGAACATGTACTACTTTTCGGAGCTGGCCTTGACTTTGAACGCCCCGGAGAGCGGCACGGCGCCCACCGACAGCCGCCGCCGTCCCGACCAGCGCCTGATGGAGAACGGCCGCTGGGACGAGGCCAACGCCGAGAAACAGCGACTGGAGGAGAAACAACGTCTCTCCCGCAAGAGACGCGAGGCCGAGGCCGCCAGAGCCACTGAGGACG GAACCCCCTACGACCCTTACAAACCGCTGTGGTTCGAGCGCAAGAAGGACCCGGTCACTCAGGAGCTGGCACATGTCTACAAGGGCGGCTACTGGGAGAGCAAAGAGAAGCAGGACTGGACCTTGTGCCCGGATATTTTCTAA